In the genome of Geotrypetes seraphini chromosome 16, aGeoSer1.1, whole genome shotgun sequence, one region contains:
- the LOC117349633 gene encoding olfactory receptor 10A4-like — protein sequence MIPENQTLVSELILLGFSDLSLPLQHFLFFLFLILYILTLLGNVLIFLILTVDPHLHTPMYFFLRNLSVVEICLISTTVPRMLVTLLIEDRSISKLGCATQLYFFIFFAVSECLFLAAMAYDRYVAICNPLHYATVMTKEKCAKLAEALWVTGMVFSVGRTSLIFSVPLCKTNVINHFFCDIQAVLRLACVDTFINDQMTLLFGVLLVLLPFLLIVISYIYIISSIRKINSSEGREKAFSTCTAHITSVTVFYGTCILNYLQPRSGYSTERERLFGLFYAAVMPMLNPMIYSLRNKEVKRALRRRICRTIHRQELKNIQGE from the coding sequence ATGATACCAGAAAATCAAACCCTCGTATCTGAGCTTATCTTGCTGGGATTCTCAGACTTGTCTCTACCATTACAACATTtcctgttttttctgtttttgattCTCTATATTCTCACCCTGCTGGGGAACGTACTCATCTTTCTGATACTCACAGTGGATCCTCACCTCCACACCCCCATGTACTTCTTCCTCAGGAACCTGTCTGTTGTAGAGATCTGCTTGATCTCCACCACTGTCCCCAGGATGCTCGTGACCCTACTAATTGAAGACAGGAGTATTTCTAAGCTGGGATGTGCTACCCAGTtgtatttctttatattttttgcaGTCAGTGAGTGTTTGTTTCTTGCTGCCATGGCTTATGATCGATACGTGGCAATATGCAATCCCCTACATTATGCAACGGTAATGACCAAGGAGAAGTGTGCCAAATTGGCAGAAGCATTGTGGGTTACAGGGATGGTATTTTCTGTAGGTCGAACCAGTCTCATTTTCTCTGTACCCTTATGTAAGACAAATGTAATAAATCACTTCTTTTGTGACATTCAAGCAGTTTTGCGTTTAGCATGTGTAGATACGTTCATCAATGATCAAATGACCCTACTGTTTGGAGTTCTACTTGTCCTTCTTCCCTTCTTGTTAATTGTTATCTCATATATTTATATCATTTCCTCCATCAGGAAGATTAATTCCTCTGAGGGCAGAGagaaagccttctccacctgtacAGCTCACATCACCTCTGTAACAGTCTTCTATGGAAcgtgtattttgaattatttacaGCCTCGTTCTGGATATtcaacagaaagggagagactcTTTGGTTTGTTCTATGCTGCGGTTATGCCCATGTTGAACCCTATGATATACAGTCTCCGAAATAAAGAGGTGAAAAGAGCTCTaagaagaagaatttgcagaactATACATAGACAAGAGTTGAAAAACATTCAGGGTGAATAA
- the LOC117350642 gene encoding olfactory receptor 5V1-like: protein MTPENQTLVTEFILLGFSDFSLPARCLLFSLFLSLYILTLLGNMLVFLILTVEPHLHTPMYFFLRNLSIIEICLISTTVPRMLISLLIEDKSISILGCVLQMYFFLFLATVECFFLAAMAYDRYVAICNPLHYTTVMTKRKCNMLVALLWVAGMLFSAGRTSFVFSLPFCGLNVLDHFFCDISPVLRLACLDTHTNDQVTVISGVMIIVLPFLLIVASYIFILSSIGKISSSESREKAFSTCTAHLTSVTLFYGAAMLTYLQPRSSSSADRDRLFALFYAIVMPMLNPMIYSLRNKEVKGALTRRFSRNRYV, encoded by the coding sequence ATGACACCAGAGAATCAAACTCTAGTGACTGAATTTATCTTGCTGGGATTCTCAGACTTCTCTCTGCCAGCACGATGTTTACTGTTCTCTCTTTTTCTCAGTCTTTACATTCTCACTTTGTTGGGGAACATGCTCGTCTTTCTGATTCTAACAGTAGAGCCTCATCTCCACACCCCTATGTACTTCTTTCTCAGAAACTTGTCCATCATAGAAATCTGCTTGATCTCCACTACTGTACCCAGGATGCTGATAAGCCTGCTAATTGAAGATAAGAGTATTTCTATCCTGGGCTGTGTCCTGCagatgtatttctttctttttctggcGACTGTGGAGTGCTTTTTTCTGGCTGCCATGGCTTATGACCGCTACGTGGCCATATGCAACCCTTTACATTATACAACAGTCATGACCAAACGGAAATGCAACATGTTGGTAGCATTGCTATGGGTTGCAGGAATGCTTTTCTCAGCAGGAAGAACTAGTTTTGTCTTCTCACTACCCTTCTGTGGGTTAAATGTTTTGGATCACTTCTTTTGTGACATTTCACCAGTTTTGCGCCTGGCATGCTTAGATACTCACACCAATGATCAAGTGACAGTGATATCAGGTGTGATGATTATTGTCCTACCTTTCTTGTTAATTGTGGCCTCTTATATTTTTATCCTCTCCTCCATCGGGAAGATCAGCTCTTCTGAAAGCAGAGAGAAAGCCTTCTCTACCTGCACAGCTCATCTCACTTCTGTCACCTTGTTCTATGGGGCGGCCATGTTGACGTATCTACAGCCTCGTTCTAGCTCTTCTGCAGATAGGGACAGGCTCTTTGCCTTGTTCTATGCTATAGTGATGCCCATGCTGAACCCAATGATCTACAGCCTACGAAATAAAGAAGTGAAAGGAGCTCTTACAAGAAGATTCAGCAGGAATAGATATGTGTAG